The Prunus dulcis unplaced genomic scaffold, ALMONDv2, whole genome shotgun sequence genome includes a region encoding these proteins:
- the LOC117613630 gene encoding T-complex protein 1 subunit gamma, whose translation MQAPVLVLKDSLKRESGTKVHHGNIQASKAVADIIRTTLGPRSMLKMLLDASGGIVVTNDGNAILRELDIAHPAAKSMIELSRTQDEEVGDGTTSVIVLAGEMLHVAEAFIDKHYHPTVICRAYNKALEDAIAVLDKIAMTIDVKDRATMLGLVKSCIGTKFTSQFGDLIADLALDATTIVGVDLGQGLREVDIKKYIKVEKVPGGQLEDSVVLKGVMINKDVIAPGKMRRKIFNPRIILLDWPLEYKKGENQTNAELLKEEDWGDLLQLEEEYIESLCVQILKFKPDVVITEKGLSDLACHYFSKAGVSGMRRLRKTDNNRIAKACGAVIVNRPDELHQSDVGTGAGIFEVKKIGDEFFAFIVDCKEPKACTVLLRGPSKDLLNEVERNLQDAMSVARNILKNPKLGPGGGATQLIVSATLKQKSSSVEGIEKWPYEAAAIAFEAIPRTLAQNCGVNVIRTMTALQGKHANGENAWIGIDGNTGVITDVKEKKIWDAYNVKAQTFKTAIEAACLLLRIDDIVSGMKKKHPPGAKAPSKPQVETEGDADNEQIIPE comes from the exons GCTGTCGCTGACATAATTCGTACAACCTTGGGTCCTCGATCCATGCTCAAGATGCTACTTGATGCTAGTGGAG GAATTGTGGTGACTAATGATGGAAATGCCATTCTGCGTGAATTAGATATTGCACACCCAGCAGCAAAG TCAATGATTGAACTAAGTCGGACACAAGATGAAGAAGTAGGTGATGGAACTACATCCGTCATTGTCCTTG CTGGTGAGATGCTCCATGTTGCAGAAGCATTTATTGACAAGCATTATCATCCTACTGTCATTTGCCGAG CATACAACAAAGCTCTGGAGGATGCTATTGCGGTTCTTGACAAAATAGCAATGACCATTGATGTGAAGGATC GTGCAACAATGTTGGGGCTGGTCAAAAGTTGTATCGGTACAAAGTTCACTAGTCAATTTGGGGATTTAATTGCT GATTTAGCACTTGACGCTACCACAATAGTAGGGGTGGACCTTGGCCAGGGTCTGCGGGAAGTGGATATTAAAAAGTACATAAAGGTTGAGAAGGTTCCTGGTGGCCAGTTGGAAGATTCAGTGGTTCTCAAAGGAGTAATGATTAACAAAGATGTTATTGCACCTggaaaaatgagaagaaagaTTTTCAACCCACGCATCATTCTTCTTGATTGGCCTCTCGAATATAAGAAAGGCGAGAACCAAACAAATGCTGAGTTgcttaaagaagaagattggggAGACCTGCTACAATTGGAAGAAGAATACATCGAGAGCCTATGTGTGCAAATATTGAAGTTTAAACCAGATGTGGTTATCACAGAAAAGGGGCTTAGTGACTTGGCATGCCATTATTTTAGCAAGGCCGGCGTCAGTGGAATGAGGAGGTTGCGGAAAACAGATAATAACCGAATTGCCAAGGCTTGTGGGGCTGTAATTGTTAACAGACCAGATGAATTGCACCAGTCTGATGTTGGTACAGGCGCTGGGATATTTGAGGTTAAGAAAATTGGTGATGAGTTTTTTGCATTCATTGTTGATTGCAAAGAGCCTAAAGCATGTACTGTACTCTTGAGAGGTCCTAGTAAGGATCTTTTAAATGAAGTGGAAAGGAATTTGCAG GATGCCATGTCTGTAGCAAGAAACATCCTCAAGAATCCGAAACTTGGTCCTGGTGGTGGTGCTACACAGTTAATTGTATCTGCTACATTGAAGCAAAAGAGTTCATCTGTGGAAGGTATAGAAAAG TGGCCGTATGAAGCTGCTGCTATAGCTTTTGAGGCTATACCACGTACTTTGGCTCAGAATTGCGGGGTGAATGTGATTAGAACAATGACGGCGCTGCAGGGAAAg cATGCAAATGGTGAAAATGCATGGATTGGCATTGATGGTAACACTGGTGTGATAACTGatgtgaaagagaaaaag ATATGGGATGCCTACAACGTGAAGGCCCAGACTTTTAAAACGGCCATAGAAGCTGCTTGCCTACTTCTCAGAATCGATGACATTGTGAGtgggatgaagaagaagcatcCTCCTGGTGCCAAAGCTCCTTCCAAGCCTCAAGTTGAGACAGAAGGCGATGCAGATAATGAGCAAATAATTCCGGAGTGA